The Salmo salar chromosome ssa02, Ssal_v3.1, whole genome shotgun sequence genome segment CCCTTCTCAGCCAGGTGGCTCTCCAGGGTCAGGCTGTCTGTGTCCCACTCCACCTCCACTCTGTCCCCACTCTCTGACACCACCAGGTGGCCCCTCCGCATGACGCTGAACCACGTCTGACCCTACAGGACATGAGATAAATACTTTATTTTAGCATGTAGCTGAACCACGTCTGACCCTACAGGACATAAGATAAATACTTTATTTTAGCATGACGCTGAACCACGTCTGACCCTACAGGACATGAGATAAATACTTTATTTTAGCATGTAGCTGAACCACGTCCGACCCTACAGGACATAAGATAAATACTTTATTCTACTCCtaagataaataaaaaaatactgtatTAATCCCTGATGTAGAAAAACACGTCTGCTCCTTTAAATAAAATAAGCTTGTTGAATtaacatcaaatcacattttattttgagTACACTTCAAATCCCCACACACTTCAGAGTAAAATAGttaaatgaaagaaataaagcaaactgatgaataaaataaacacataggcctcccgagtggagctgtggtctaaggctctgcatcgcactgctagctgtggtctaaggctctgcatcgcactgctagctgtggtctaaggctctgcatcgcactgctagctgtggtctaaggctctgcatcgcactgctagctgtggtctaaggctctgcatcgcactgctagctgtggtctaaggctctgcatcgcactgctagctgtggtctaaggctctgcatcgcactgctagctgtggtctaaggctctgcatcgcactgctagctgtggtctaaggctctgcatcgcactgctagctgtggtctaaggctctgcatcgcactgctagctgtgccattagagatcctgggttcgagtccaggctctgtcattgccggccgcgaccgggagacccatggggcggcgcacaattggcccagcgtcatctgggttagaggagggtttggccggcaggatgtccttgttccatcgcgcactagcgactcctgtggggGGCCGggagcagtgcacgctgacacggtcgccaggtgtacggtgtttcctccgacacattggtgcagctggctttcgggttaagcgggcattgtgttaagaagcagtgcggcttggctgggtcgtgtttcggaggacacacggcATCTcggccttcgcctctcccgagtccatacgggagttgcagcgaagaGACAATTGGattccacgaaattggggagatttatttttaaaaattacatcgttttttttatataaattgtaataaatgaaaaataaaaaaacacataaACAGTCTAATGACTTTTTTACGCATTTTTTACGCATGATTCAAATACCTTGGTGCTCCTTGAGGCCGTGTCCAAGTCGGCGATCACCCCAATACGGTACCGGATGCTCCCGGACGCCGTCCTCTCCGGCGGGCTGAGAGGATATGTGTCGTTGTAGTGTTTATTCTTCGAGTTGACACCGCCATTGGATCCCACTGCAGCCACCGGTTGGCGGTTACCATTATTGTTTACTTCATTGACATTGTTCGTCCACCAGCTGTGCGCCCCGTTACCGTGGTGATGGAAGCCGCCAAAGACGTCATTGCCGCCAGTTCCGACCACCGTTGTCTGGTGCAGGTAGAGCAGCAGGGCGAGGGCGAGGAGCATTGCCACGATGATGGCCCTCCATTTTAGCCGGAAGCGGGGGTCGGAGGCAGCGCCGGCCATGAAGGCCAGGGCGGGAAGGCCTCGAACGGAGATCCGCAAGGAATTCATGGAACTGGAATCATCAGGACCACCACCACGGTCCAGCTCTGAATTATACCCTGAGATAATGGACATGGGGGAGGGGAAAGAAGGGACGGGTtagagagaggcaagagagagaaagaaagagagaggaggcaagagagagaggagcgggagaggcgagaggaagagagaggggcgagagagagagagagatggacagagagaaagtAGCCAGAGAAGCAGGGGGTAAAAGGGAAAAGAGAATTGGAAAGAGAATTGGAAAAAGAAAAGGAGTGGAaaagggaagaggaagagagtaAATGTTAATTTCATTGTTGTTCATTCATTATATTGTCCACTGTTAATTGTTATACTGCAGCCTGGTGCTGAGCACTAGTCAAAATGTCCATTCCACTAACCACGTTTCAATCCACAGTAAAGTCATCCcttataaaaatgaaaaataaatcacGACAGCTGAGATGGAAACAGGtagtttcggtacaattttattAATTCCGAGAgataatttgttcgttcgacatggtgggatctttttgtgtctgtaaaatgtattatgcgagaGATGGTGGTGGAAATGCCTTTATCAGCAAATATTGGTTTATTATCCATCATATGGAAGTAAACATGGAGTCACGTGatgagatggtgtgtgtggtccTCCTACTATGACTCAGGACAGCATGCCGTTTatcaggctacagatgaaataagttgatgaacttcacagggtggggaaagtgcacggtgatcagcttgatgctcctttcaataaatatcgagggtcttattctggtgacataatGATTGATTCTGTTGACAAACTGCCGCTTGACAAATAAAACCCtcttgctcttatccataataacaTCACAATGTAGATAACCTACCCACACTGCATGTGTCAGCTGTTGGCTAGAGAACATGTGGAggtgaaaatgtgatggaaacacattgaactttaagttttcatgtaccaaaTACAAATGTAagttaaaaagtacattttgttcaCCAAGTCATCAAGCACTAACTTTTAACCGCAACAAGTCTGTTTGGTGGAAACCCCACTGTTGGGAAAATGCTAAAATGTTTCTTTACGCAGATTTTTTTATATTTGCATGAAGATCTGTCAGCAAATTAGATGGAAACCAGCTAGTGACTGAACAAGGCTCCCCaggactgggtcgtattcactagacactaaaccagctagtgactgaacaaggctccccaggactgggtcgtattcactagacactaaaccagctagtgactgaacaaggctccccaggactgggtcgtattcactagacactaaaccagctagtgactgaacaaggctccccaggactgggtcgtattcactagacactaaaccagctagtgactgaacaaggctccccaggactgggtcgtattcactagacactaaaccagctagtgactgaacaaggctccccaggactgggtcgtattcactagacactaaaccagctagtgactgaacaaggctccccaggactgggtcgtattcactagacactaaaccagctagtgactgaacaaggctccccaggactgggtcgtattcactagacactaaaccagctagtgactgaacaaggctccccaggactgggtcgtattcactagacactaaaccagctagtgactgaacaaggctccccaggactgggtcgtattcactagacactaaaccagctagtgactgaacaaggctccccaggactgggtcgtattcactagacactaaaccagctagtgactgaacaaggctccccaggactgggtcgtattcactagacactaaaccagctagtgactgaacaaggctccccaggactgggtcgtattcactagacactaaaccagctagtgactgaacaaggctccccaggactgggtcgtattcactagacactaaaccagctagtgactgaacaaggctccccaggactgggtcgtattcactagacactaaaccagctagtgactgaacaaggctccccaggactgggtcgtattcactagacactaaaccagctagtgactgaacaaggctccccaggactgggtcgtattcactagacactaaaccagctagtgactgaacaaggctccccaggactgggtcgtattcactagacactaaaccagctagtgactgaacaaggctccccaggactgggtcgtattcactagacactaaaccagctagtgactgaacaaggctccccaggactgggtcgtattcactagacactaaaccagctagtgactgaacaaggctccccaggactgggtcgtattcactagacactaaaccagctagtgactgaacaaggctccccaggactgggtcgtattcactagacactaaaccagctagtgactgaacaaggctccccaggactgggtcgtattcactagacactaaaccagctagtgactgaacaaggctccccaggactgggtcgtattcactagacactaaaccagctagtgactgaacaaggctccccaggactgggtcgtattcactagacactaaaccagctagtgactgaacaaggctccccaggactgggtcgtattcactagacactaaaccagctagtgactgaacaaggctccccaggactgggtcgtattcactagacactaaaccagctagtgactgaacaaggctccccgggactgggtcgtattcactagacactaaaccagctagtgactgaacaaggctccccgggactgggtcgtattcactagacactaaaccagctagtgactgaacaaggctccccgggactgggtcgtattcactagacactaaaccagctagtgactgaacaaggctccccgggactgggtcgtattcactagacactaaaccagctagtgactgaacaaggctccccgggactgggtcgtattcactagacactaaaccagctagtgactgaacaaggctccccgggactgggtcgtattcactagacactaaaccagctagtgactgaacaaggctccccgggactgggtcgtattcactagacactaaaccagctagtgactgaacaaggctccccgggactgggtcgtattcactagacactaaaccagctagtgactgaacaaggctccccgggactgggtcgtattcactagacactaaaccagctagtgactgaacaaggctccccgggactgggtcgtattcactagacactaaaccagctagtgactgaacaaggctccccgggactgggtcgtattcactagacactaaaccagctagtgactgaacaaggctccccgggactgggtcgtattcactacacactaaaccagctagtgactgaacaaggctccccgggactgggtcgtattcactagacactaaaccagctagtgactgaacaaggctccccgggactgggtcgtattcactacacactaaaccagctagtgactgaacaaggctccccgggactgggtcgtattcactagacactaaaccagctagtgactgaacaaggctccccgggactgggtcgtattcactagacactaaaccagctagtgactgaacaaggctccccgggactgggtcgtattcactagacactaaaccagctagtgactgaacaaggctccccgggactgggtcgtattcactagacactaaaccagctagtgactgaacaaggctccccgggactgggtcgtattcactagacactaaacCAGCTAGTGACTGAACAAGGCTCCCCGGGACTGGGTcatattcactagacactaaaccagctagtgactgaacaaggctccccaggactgggtcgtattcactagacactaaaccagctagtgactgaacaaggctccccaggactgggtcgtattcactagacactaaaccagctagtgactgaacaaggcttcccaggactgggtcgtattcactacacactaaaccagctagtgactgaacaaggctccccaggactgggtcgtattcactagacactaaaccagctagtgactgaacaaggctccccaggactgggtcgtattcactacacactaaaccagctagtgactgaacaaggctccccaggactgggtcgtattcactagacactaaaccagctagtgactgaacaaggctccccaggactgggtcgtattcactacacactaaaccagctagtgactgaacaaggctccccaggactgggtcgtattcactagacactaaaccagctagtgactgaacaaggctccccaggactgggtcgtattcactacacactaaaccagctagtgactgaacaaggctccccaggactgggtcgtattcactacacactaaaccagctagtgactgaacaaggctccccaggactgggtcgtattcactagacactaaaccagctagtgactgaacaaggctccccaggactgggtcgtattcactacacactaaaccagctagtgactgaacaaggctccccaggactgggtcgtattcactagacactaaaccagctagtgactgaacaaggctccccaggactgggtcgtattcactagacactaaaccagctagtgactgaacaaggctccccaggactgggtcgtattcactagacaTTAAATGAACGAAAACAGACAGAAACTGAACTTATCCAATAGGAAAGAATCTCAGTTTACTTTGCATAACATTTCCTGTTGCAACACGTTtgcactaatgaatatgaccctgggCTACCAGCGCTTCTGGGTGTAGTTTACcactaggtacagatctagaatcagcttcacCTACCCCAGTCCTATCTTTAACTAGAAGTAGGGAAAATGCCAAACTGACCCAACAAcagcatctaggggcaacttccCTCTACCTGAACACAGGTGTGGTACCTGAACACccagtctgtatgtagtgtactactgttgacatGGTCCCATAaggctctatgtagggaatagggtgccatggctgggtggaggagagggaacaggtgccttccagttgaaactggagagggctctgtgtgtgtgtgtgggtggtacaGACAAGATGACCCGTTCTCTGCATGTCTTGCATCGTGGTTGCTAGGGGCAACAGACTTAAAaaaggtagagacaggtaggtaCTAGTTCCGTTGTTCCTCTGTCACAGTTATGCACCCACTCACTTGTACTACTGAGTCACGCAATGCTACATGACAGGCAAGGGCTAGACACTACAATACTGTAGAATACGTAccagggttcaaatactatttgaaatctttcaaagaCTTTTAGCGTTTGCTCTCTAGCATGTTGGAGTCCCTGATGGGTGGGGTTTGACTGTTTGCAACTATTCTACTGGTTCCActgtgccaggcaagctcaatgaaGCCCAGATaatgtatttgaaatgattttaaATCGTATTTGAACCCAGGGAAACACACATTTGCTCTGTAAGGGGAACCAACTGCTGTGGAGTGGCGTCTCCCATGATGCTATCTGCCTCTGGTCTAGGAGAGACTAAATGATTACCAAACACTGTAGGATGTGTCCAAAACGGCACCATATTTCCTGTTTAAggcacttattttgaccagggGCCTTAGGGttgaaaagcagtgcactatgtagggaatagggtgccattttggaaagAAAATTGTTACATAAACACTGGTTCTGTTCCACTTCAGTTAGGGCTgctgagtggtgcagcagtctaaggcactgcatctcagtgctagaggcgtcactacagaccctggttctattccaggctgtatcacatccggctgtgattgggagtcccatagggtggcgcacaattggcccagcgtcgtcagggtttggccggagtaggccgtcattgtaaataagaatttgttcttaactgacttgcctagttaaataaaggttaaataaaagatgTCAACAGGTTAGCTGTGTAGGTAAGGAGAGTAGGATGTATCATCATGAGGTTATCAGCCAGTCTGTGAAGACTTACTGAGGTAGCCGACCACAAGAGACTAACACTGGTCTCTCCTATCAAAACCATGTGCctctaacacaaacacactctcactttctctcactcAGGCAGTCACTCATCAAAACACCGCCCTCAGACCCTCACACGTCAAAAGCTAGGTGAATGACTGTCAATCAATGGAAACtctgaaaaagtcaagaggtcggAAATAGTTTCGGAAAGTATATTCCACTTTTAGCAAGCGCCTAGCTAGCTTATGTAAAAACTTTAGCATTAGGGGCTAGCTTATTGGATAGCATTGATAAATCCGCCTCCAGACTGCTTGTCAATTGAAATTATCCGTTACTTTATTATGCACGGCTGTGTATACTTTAGACAGACCGTACTTACCGGGTATACTTTAGACAGGTCGTACTTACTGGGTATACTTTAGACAGGCCGTACTTACTGGGTGAGAGGGAGGTCTCCGCGTCCCCCCGTAGCGACTGTTTGGAGGAGGTTATGCGGTGTTTCGGTAGTTCTCGGTGCCTACTGCTCCATCGCTGGAAGAGAGTTGAGGCAGCCAGCTCTACTTCCGCCTTGTCGCTGCTTCCCTGGCGCGAGCGGAATAAACTCTGCCAACTTGCCAGCCGCGCATGACGACGCATAGCCGCCGCCTATCCGACGCATCCCAACGAGCTTCCTCATTGGTCCGTTCCTTTCCGCGTCGCTTGACCCAGCGTTTGCTTAAAATATTCTGTCCGTCGCGCTGAGTTGAACACATTGACCCTGACCTTCTCGGATAACCTGTACAGTCCATACAAGTGGGACCAGTACAGTTCAGACTCAGATAAATAATATTTTCCTAAAAACTCCAAACGAAACGAATAGAACTGCTGGTGTGGTAGAATTAAAATAACGTTCTAGAACAACGCGTTATTTTCAGGTCGAACACAATATCCCTTATGTTCCCCCAAAACAATGATCCTATTTATAACGTTTCATATGAGGGTTATGAAAAGGCTAGACTCCTTCCCTTGCAACCACAGTTTTCCCTGACAGTCCCGTCTCTGAAACTCACCACTATTTTCTCAAAAAGAAAGCTTTGACAGAATTGGAACACTTCTATGACATA includes the following:
- the LOC106591143 gene encoding soluble calcium-activated nucleotidase 1, giving the protein MRRHARLASWQSLFRSRQGSSDKAEVELAASTLFQRWSSRHRELPKHRITSSKQSLRGDAETSLSPRYNSELDRGGGPDDSSSMNSLRISVRGLPALAFMAGAASDPRFRLKWRAIIVAMLLALALLLYLHQTTVVGTGGNDVFGGFHHHGNGAHSWWTNNVNEVNNNGNRQPVAAVGSNGGVNSKNKHYNDTYPLSPPERTASGSIRYRIGVIADLDTASRSTKGQTWFSVMRRGHLVVSESGDRVEVEWDTDSLTLESHLAEKGRGMELSELVAFNGHLYSVDDRTGVVYRIEGNQAVPWVILTDGDGSVSKGFKAEWLAVKDECLYVGGLGKEWTTTTGEFINDNPQWIKVVGYRGDVEHENWVPRYNALRSAAGIQPPGYLIHESAAWSDRLQRWFFLPRRASSERYDEIADERRATNLLLSCPSDFGDITVGHAGPLHPTHGFSSFKFIPDTDDQIMLALKSEEDAGKIATYILAFTLDGRMLLPETKIGDLKYEGLEFI